GTCTAATGGATTCAAAGCTTATGCCTTTGAAAAAACACATACCAACGTTCATACACATAGATGAGGACAGTTCAGCACAATCCCGTCTTTTTTACACAAATATGGTGCATTCTACAAACAATCAAAATAcagataaatatttataagcaAGTTAATACTTTTCCCAAATCGTTTCAACAGTTTGAACATATATCGAAAAACATGGAAGATCTTGATTCTTAGCtcgaaaaaaatatatttaccaaGTAATTAGCAATCCCACAAACAAAGATCAAACTTGCAACGTCGAGCATCAATTATATAAACGCTCCTTCCCTGTCCCCAACTCCTTCTCCAACCATCTCTCCCTTTACACGCACCTCTCCCACTCCTCGCACCTCCATTAGACCCACAGGCCACAACATGTCAAAGCCCTCGAATCTCTCAACATCCCCACCGTCCCCTGCGACCACCGTCCCTCCTCCAAACCCCTACCACCGTCATAACCTGTGACGCCAGCTCCCAGTTCCGCCTCGTAACCTCCATCTCCTTCACAACATTCAGAACTCTCTCCACATCTCTCGTCTCCCTCTCTTTCCTCAACTGTCTTTCTCTCTGCTGACCACATCGCCTCCTTAATTCACTCCACTCATTCTTTGCCGCCGCAACTCCCTCTTAGAAACCTAATGCGTCTCTTTgttaatattcttttaaaacttCGTTTATAAGGTGTTAATCGTATAACAAAGTCTTCCTAGTTAATATGACGTTCCCTAGCAAATTGAAATTGGACTAACTAATTTTTCAATCGATTCTAATCATGACACATCAGCAAAATTAGGTTCTACTTAAACGCCACCTCAGCAAGTCTAAAATGTAATTAGtacaaaattaaggttacatctttttaaatgatcctcaattaatatataggggatattgtCTCATTTCGTTCACTATCTTCTTTACTATTGTCGACCTTCCTCCTTCGGATTGATCAGCATTTGATTCCTATACAAATGATTGagagttaaaaaatatttttttttgaaaaagtttaaaaatgatttaagcTATCTGAATTTTCCGAACCACTCCGCTATCTAAATTTTCCACTGTTTTTTATCGAGAACATGTTGAATAATGTTTCTTTCGGTCatgtgattttgttttaattcaCGAAATTAACATGCTtgatatttttcaaaaactgaacattttgaaataattttgacatataaatattgaaacgttctaaaataaaattacaaatatatgtgaatgatagactaactatttattataataacatTTCTTGATGGCAAAGTGCATttcttaagtttttattttgggtTATTAACTTAAGGATATTGAATCCCTGCTGGTGTATTCTTTTTCCATATTTGTTTACTAATTCTCATTGTTtagaactctttatatagaaGGCTTAATAGTACAatccagcgttaaaaaaaatgattttgaatcCATCACTGAAGTAATTCCAATTACAATATGTTTCCTTGCATCATCACTATTTGCATCCatagcaaaaaaaattgttcttaaAAAAGACAACTTGATTCGCAATGTTGACTGATTCAAAGATGTGGATGCCAATATAAATTTAATGGGGGTTGTGTGTTtgtgtttaaaatgaaaagagcatacttataaatagatttattttttgggATTTTGCTATAGTAAAATCACATACTTCTCATAGCATAGGTAAAATAAGGAATTTAGTAGATCAATGTTTTACATAATACCAACAACAATGCACATGTTCGTGGAAACAGTTTTGTGGATATGTATATGAAATTCTTCAACACAGCCGGACTGAAAAAAAACAAGCGGTGGCCTTTCACTCCAAGTGTAGTCACTCCGTCATGTACCGCTGCACGTACCAAGGATTCCAGGACACGTGTTGCAACACACGCCGGCAACCAACTCTACCGTGAATGTTATATTATCGGAATtgttgatttcatctttggCTATGCAGCAGCTATCTTTCAGAGCTGTAATATCCTGACACGAAAGTCTCTTCCAAATAAAATCAACAACGTACAGCGCATGCTGCCTCGGAACAGTGTGTCAAGTCTGGCTTCGTGATTTTCAACAGCACAATCATGCCATAACAAGGTCCAACACTTTTAGATGCCTTACAAACTTTTAACAAcatatatttacaatttttttctaatatatatatgtaaaatataagatatcacaaaaaaaaattaaactaattcaactttttttttgtcactgaacTAATTCAACTTCAttaatctactaataatagcaatcccaattaattccaaaagttgtgaatccacttatgttgaaaggttgtgtcttttgtaaaaaatgtttaaaaggATGTGTCTTttacaaaaatgttggaaggttgtgtcttttctaaaaattgattgaaaagttgtgtcttttacaaaaatgttggaaggttgtgttttttctaaaaattgtcTAAAGTTTGTGACTATTCGTATAtatgtatcttttaaaaaatgaaaaattgtgaCTATTCTTATAAGTATCTTTGCAAAATAACTACATTTAAATTGGAAAAATACGACTATTCAAATTGAAGAGTTGTAACTATTCAAATTGAAGAGTTGTAACTATtcaaatacattttaaaaatctataaatagtctCTACCATGTATTTCTCAAaactaataatagcaatcccaaTTAATTCCAAAAGTTATGAatccacttatgttgaaaggttgtgtcttttgtaaaaaatgtttaaaatgatgtgtcttttacaaaaatgttggaaggttgtgtcttttctaaaaattgattgaaaagttgtgtcttttacaaaaatgttggaaggttgtgttttttctaaaaattgtcTAAAGGTTGTGACTATTCGTATAtatgtatcttttaaaaaatgaaaaattgtgaCTATTCTTATAAGTATCTTTGCAAAATAACTACATTTAACTTGGAAGAATACGACTATTCAAATTGAAGAGTTGTAACTATtcaaatacattttaaaaatctataaatagtctCTACCATGcatttctcaaaatataattttcattaatcaactaataataaaatggtggcaaaaaaaagttctaaacagTTACATAGATACAAACTTTTAGAAGACATTCAAATGAAgagttaaaaacaaaacaaaaatttaggaAAATTTTTACGTGTTTGGATAGCTAAAAATCCAAAACGAAATAATGAAATCATtagtcttaatttttttatattagatgAAAAGGTTTGCCTATCACACATAcaaatttgtttatatatgttcATGTTATTGCCGTGTTCTTCTTCATACGTACTGTTGCTATTGTAAAACAAACCAACAAACCCGTAAATAATAAGATcacattttagtttatatatgaatgtttatgtaaactattttattattttatttgattttggttGCAGAATGCAACAATTGTTCGTTCTATTAATAGTTAATTTGGAAAACAacagaaaattataaaatttcagaCCATCGGTTCCAGTTACGTATTAATGATCAGTCAACAATTGAGTTTATTAATGATGCAGAAGTTTCAATTGAAAGGTCTCTTTGAGTTCTGCTATCGTGCATGGGCTAAATACATATGACGTAAGAAGGAAACCttagtaatatatttatatatctatttgAAGGAATATTGATGCGCGTGTTGTGTTGATGTTTGCAGCATTGATGAAGAGAAGGTTCCTTCAATTAGCTTTGAGATGCAAGAAGGAGCTCCGTACAATGTTTTCAGCTGCATACTTGTCTTCGCACCTCCGATCTACGTATACACATCTCTCATCTCATCAATTTATGATAATaattagattaaaaatatatgactCTCCACTGAATTATGAATCGCTAAGTCTATTGCTTGGCCGTCTTGAAGGAAGTTACTGCCGGTTTAAACATCATGGGACGTAGGTTAACGTCCttttcttctaatttttttttctttgcaatcaacattattttcttaaacattTATACCTATCTCAAACCACATAAATTTTGTTCTTCTCTTAGAAAACTTCATGACCAATTACTCAGTCTTCCGAGAAATTACACAGCCAGCACAAATCGATTACGATCATGACGGTAAGTGCAGCGGGGACTTATTTCACAATTTCATTCTATTGATAAAGCCGAAGAAAAGCCGAAGAATCACAACGAAAAGGTGTATAGGAGCAGCGATGTTTCAGAAGGTTGCAGTCTTCTCAGTCGTCGGATTCTACATATGTTAAGCACTAACCAAAGTGAACGATAGGAAGCTAACCGAGATCAACTGAATACAGCGATCATGGCAAATAAAGATTTCGAGGACGTCAAAAAAGACAGCAACGTGAACAGTTTAAGGTTTTTGGGTTTGTTCTTCTGACTTTTTCATACATCCAAAGCCATATacaaaaaattccaaaatagTGAAAGAGACAAAGATAAACCGAGATTGCATGGGTAATCTGTTTAAGGGTTCAACTTCACCTCAAATGTTCCAATCGAACTGTCGATTAAGCCTgagaagaagaacagaaaaGACAGAAAAAAATTCAGAGATATACCGAAATTTCCAAACCAAATAAACTTTGAAAGagagaaatataaacaaatagAGACAGAGAAACAAAACAGCAAAATAAGACTCAATCGGAAAGACGCAAATACCATGACTAAAGAGTAATTGTTCTCAATTAATCAAACACAATAATGGTTCTCAATAAAGCAACATTCACACGGGAAGCTATTaactttaaacttaaaaaaatagattgaaAGTTTCAGAAGATTTGCCCTCATAAACGATGTTTCAACGATCGTGAATGTTGATGGCAACTGCAATGATCATGAATCGTAGATGATGGGGAAATAAAATTTggttaaaatttgatttaacaaaaaatcacatcagggataaaaaaaaaatgaaaaaggaacGGTAGAAAAATGGTAACCCAATATAAACAGAGGAAGAGATGCCAACAATGGGTCACAACTCTCCATTAATGGACACAATGCTTCACTGCTGACACAAAGGTTCGGTAGCGTCGTCTTTATCCAAACAAAAGGTAAGTCTCAACCCTTGGATTAATAGGGTATGCTAATCTCAACAATTGGTTAAATTCTATTTGTAAAAAGATGACATCACCTAGAAAAAATAGAGCCTTTGGATTAAATTACAAAATCCATCTAAGCCGtcaaatcttaaacattttttcCCTATAAAAAAGGATGACATCATCGGATCTTAAAATTTAGCttcctaattaatattaaaagttgtgtcttttcacaaaaactaaaatatattagttttaaaaatggtgtgtttttacatattataatataCGCTCACCATTTCTAAATAAATGTCgatttgacatttttcataCAGATTAGGAAAATGGCGGAACCATATATAAGTTGTTATTAGTTAAATCTCTTTGActaatagtatttgagataaataaaattatttataaaatcaatacagttttcaattaatttttagatgaaagtaagtataatttgcattgtaaaatgacatttttttataacaagaaaaaagattaaaatgacacttattatgaaacagatgAAGTATTATAAAGGTATgtcttttcataaaaataaatgaactcTATTAGTTCCAGAAATTGTGTTTCttcattataaaaaagttaaaaaagttATGTTTTTCACCAAAAAATTGAACTCTATTAGTTTCAAAAGTTGTGTTTCTTCGTTGTAAAAAAAGTTATATCTTTTCACTAAAAAACTAAACTCTATTAGTTTTAAGAGTTGTGtctttttatgtaaaataaactCTATTAGTTTTATGTTGTAACTTTTcatcataaaaataaattagtttaaacGTAGTTAAAATATCTCAATAGGTGTTTGTCTACAATTAATAGTTTTAAGAGTTGTGTTTTACCGAAATGTATTAGTTTTAAGAGTTGTGTTTTACATTACCAAAAAGTATCTTTTCATGAAAAACTGTACTCTATTAGATTTAAGAATTGTGTTTCTTCAGTATAAATAATTGTGTCTTTTCATACAAAAAAAACTGGGCTCTATTAATATTAAGAGtgatatcttttcattataaaataaattaatttaaaaataattataatatttcaataagtatatttttataattattgagttttaaagagtTGTGTCTTATCATTATAAATGAtaacttatttttgtaacacatttatttctttaaaagACATTGTAAACGGgtttttataaaagattatcttataaaatatggaatatctatttttataaatgagtTCTCGTGCGACATCGCACGGGTTCCTTACCTAGtaattattaaagataattttataaaGTTAATTGTATAGTAAGATTTGTTAATATTATCACCAACATTTAAACTATAATCAGTCATAATTACTAAAATCAGTTGTTAATACAACATCTCACATTTAAAAGacaataatttttcttatattttatatattttttacttatattttatataaattttacttatatttttaataatttttacttatatttttaatatgtttacttacattttatataattttattaagtttataaacttaaattgtatttatttgatagtaataataataataataatcataaaaatattagtattatttatataacttttattaataaatatattatgttttcttgtattgTATGCACTAAACGATGGTTTGTGTGGTTTGTCCTCTGAGCCGGCTCTGTAACTTGGATGGCCTTGGAAGCCGTTTGCAATGGTTCTTGTTATGAAGATGTTTTTAGGAGACATGGTTGAGCCGAGGAGTTGGATCACATGGAACCCTAGGACGTTGAGGTATGGAGAGTACAAGAACACTGGAACTGGCTCGTTGAGGAAAGGGAGGCAACTAATGAGAAAACGCTTACGTCTCTTATCCAAAGGCTTACCCAAACTAGATGAAAGGAGTTTCCCGTACTGGTTTGGTCCTGACGACCAGAAGTCTCTTCTAACATGTCAGTGGATTCCCAATGTCACGGTGGCGAGTGATGGAACAGGGGATTTTCTAACCATTAGCGAGGCCGTGGTGAAAGTTCCCGAAAGCGGAAATTCCAAATTCGTGATCCACGTCAAGGGAGGGCTCTACCGTGAAAACGTGATCTTGCCGCCAAAGAAGAGCAATGTGGTTATGTTTGGAGATGGGAATACGAAGACCATTGTCTCCGCTGGCTTGAATAGGCTGGACAATCCTCTGTTCACAACGTTTCAGACAGCAACTATCTGTAAGTCTACAGCTAATTTCTGTGTTAGTTCATTTGATCCGTTAACTCCTGTCTTTCGGTTTGGTTCCAAAAGCCTTAAATTTGTGTTTACGTTAGTGTTGGTTCATTGTATACTCAAGTAATTGTCGTTCGGTTAGGTtttgtttttagtaattttgtaAGTCCCAATTTACTTTAGTGTTGGTTCACTAGGTTCCTTTTTACTCAAGTAATTGTTCGTTATGTTAGGTTTtgattttggtcattttaaatTCTGATACGTTAGTGTTGGTTTGTTAGATTCCTTTTTACTCAAGTAATTGTTCGTTATGTTAGGTTTTgattttagtcattttaaatTCTGATACGTTAGTGTTGGTTCGTTAGATTCCTTCTTACTCAAGTAATTGTCGTTCGgttaggttttgtttttgtaatctTTAAGTCCTGATTTACTTTTAATGTTGGTTTACTAGATTCCTTCTTACTCAAGTAATTGTCGTTCGGTTTTGTCATTTTAAACTCTGATACGTTAGTGTTGGTTCGTTAGATTCCTTCTTACTCAAGTAATTGTCGTTCGgttaggttttgtttttgtaatctTTAAGTCCTGGTTTACTTTTATTGTTGGTTTACTAGATTCCTTCTTACTCAAGTAATTGTCGTTCGGTTTTGTCATTTTAAACTCTGATACGTTAGTGTTGGTTCGTTAGATTCCTTCCTACTCAAATCCTTTCTTGTTGTTTGGTTGTTACTTTTACAGCGGTTCGTGGAAGAGGTTTTGTGGCAATGGATATGAAGTTCGTCAACACCGCCTGACCGGAAAAGAACCAAGCGGTGGCTTTTCATTCCATGTCTACCTTCTTCGTCATGTACCGGTGCACCTTCGAAGGCTTCCACGACACGTTGTACGCACACGCCGGCGACCAATTCTATCGAGAATGTGATATCGTCGGAACCGTGGACTTCATCTTCGGCTATGCAGCTGCCATCTTCCAGAGTTGTAACATCCTCTCAAGCAAGCCTCTTCGGAATcaaatcaatactattacaGCGCAGGCTGCCTCGGATCAGTTTGCCAAGTCCGGGTTTGTGATTGTTAACAGCACCGTTGGTCCATACCTAGAGGAACATTTCACAACATATCTTGGAAGGCCGTGGAAGCCGTTTGCGACTGTTCTGGTTATGGAGACGTATCTCGGGGACATGGTTGAGCCTAGAGGCTGGATCGCCTGGAACAAGGAAGCACCCCCTACGACGCTGAGGTATGGAGAGTTCAAGAACTCTGGACCGGGTTCGGGTCTGGGAAGCCGTGTAAACTGGACCGGGTATGAACCCAGTATGACGGAGGAAGAGGCGCAGAAGTACTCGGTTGATACCTTCATCAACCAAGATGGTTGGTTGAACCAAACTTGCATCCCTTATGACCGTTATGTATGATCGGTGTTCTAGCTCTGTTATGACTTTTATGTAATGGTTTGAAGTAATAACTAATAATGTATTGTGTGATCTTGAACTTTCAGTGAGAATCATTCTCGGAATCCACTTTAACGTGAGGTTACATTGTGATCTTGAGGGATTACACTTAGGACTTAGTTTCTTGGATTGGATCTCTCGGCAAACACTCTTACTTGTGTTCATcgatctctctctttctcgtgATACCCTTTAACCTAAAACATAAAGCCTATTTTATATCCAAACAACAAGAGGTACTTTGGGTTAATCTTGGTGAGAAAGCACACTGCCTTACTCCTTCAGATCACATTTTTGAATCTTTGACATCATTACTTCTCCCATACTCTGCATCTTCGCATGGGTTTATCGCCAACTTGTATTTCCTTTTTagtcactcttttgatcttagAGTCTCATCAATGCAAGAGTAGTTTCTTAATGAACTGAAACATCAAACCTTCTCTCTAGTTCAGAAACTTCGAACCACTTGATAAACCTCTTTGATCCACCCACAGCCACAACCCAATTGCCTTTGCGTTGCCTTGCCAGAATGTTCCTGATGGATCTGTGTAGTACCTGTAGAAAATTGACTTGTTTAACATTGTTGTATCCCAAATTTTTTAACTTACATCTTACAATCTGGTAGAAAATGATATAAGCTAGACGAGTAACAACTTTCAGGCTGGGTCCATTTTCATCATGCCCATCAAAGAGTAGGGATGGATGTATGTTTATGGAAGCTATCATATTAATATCATACTCAATCTGAAACAGACGACCTTTCGGGGAGAAAAGGTATCGACTTCTCTGTCATACTCAGTccttttggaaacaaaaacccaaaattcTCATATGATCATCAGCTTCATACTCTTGAGTAACAAACAAGTTAGGTTTAGATGAACAGTTGGGCCTTGAAATGGGCTTACACATCTTAAGTCAGATTGTCTATTCTTTAGGAGAGATGCAACTTTTCAGATGCATAAGTTTGCAGAGAATCTTCCCAATGATAAGTCAatatttgcaaaaaaataaCAACTAGAGAGTTGAAATATTAGACGTGAGAGTTGGCATGTACGGATTGAAGAAAATTGATTGGTTTTTAAGATATGTACTTAGTAATAACTGTCACATCTCTTATAATTCGTGAAACGTTTCTTGATTAGTATTGTATGCAGTGCCGGTCCGGATTCCTCAGGCGCCTAAAGCGGACTAAACATATGTTGCCCCTtaactataaataaattttactctattttaaacatatatataatcaaaaaaatatcatatttcatatactattaaaatttaagctttttaaaaaagtacaaaacatcaaaacacTATTTGCAGctcattttatatgttttttaccttcatatttgaagttcttgtggttgattgatttctAATACTACTATAATAGTATTTTCTATGAATACAAAGAAGCAaaagaacaaaatatataatctattgATAGAgcaaaacatataataaaatacgCTAATATCAACttcacaaattattatttttcatagattttcaaaatattaaaaccctatgatagtttttaatttgttgaatttcataagtttttaacaaaactacaaaaaaaaaaattaaaaagaaagtaagaaatttgagaaaaatgTACCTGAAACTTCCATGGAGCTATTTTGGCAAAGACAATCAATTACGATACAGTGGAACATGAGCAACCGGTAGttttaattaattgttataatatttgttatttaaacaataattgtagcaaaatagaaataaatgaaaagagaGATGGGGGAAGATAAATCATTCTTTAATAAGTAGTTGTTATAATAGGCATAATAAAAGGAAAGTTGGAATAGGTAACATATTCTTCCGTAATGTCTTAAGTAGTTGTTATTCACTTATTCTCATAAAAATAAATCAGGATAAGAAAAAGTGGTACTGTGGTTTCGAACCTCTAACCATTATAACAGAATCACAAGAAGTGCAACCACTAGACTAAActcaatttttataaatcttgGTGCCCCTAAAATACATATTATTTGTGGCGCCCAAAGCCCAAGTTTTATGGGCTTTAGCCCAGCCCTGATTGTATGGCATATGTTTATTGGTATATATGAATGCACAAGAACGTCCCTGCATGCAACGTTATAGTGCCTTGAATATAAGCTCAGtgaaaacaagaaaagaaagaagcacAAATGGCCGTTGTTTCATTTTGGTTGTTCCCAAGGCCGTCTTGTCTAAAAATTCCTTTCACATGATAGGGATATAAATTCAGAAGCAAAAATGATGTACGTTAATTTGAAAATCTAACACTACTAAAAGCCGAATACGCAGAGCATACAGCGTGCCACGTCAGATTTTTTATTCAGGCCAATCAGATTCTTTTGCTTTGCCACGTCAGACTCACGGTTTTTCTCCGTCTAAAGTCGACTAATATTTCGCGGGCTTCGTTATTACGCTTTGGGCTTTATGTGATTTCACTTTGGGCTGCGGGGTGTTTTGTGTTTGCGACAAAAATCAGATCCGATCTCGAAGGATGACGATTCTCCTCACCCTCATCACTTCGTTTTCTCGGATTGAAGAGCAACGAGTCGTAGAATCAATCGATTCAATCCTCCGCAATCAATACTTTCGTTTCAAATCCCTGCAATTCATGCGTGCATTCAGCTTCACACCGTCGTGGTCGTTATTTTGCTCCGTCACCTGAACCTCCACGATTCTTCTTCTCTGTCACCGGAGTCCGTAGTTCGAGTCGTCGTGGTCTCAGTCTCGCTCCCGAGCTTCTCCTCCATCGCCATGGCTTAGGTTCAGTCTGCTACTTTCCACCATGAGAGCGCCGGTTCAAGCTTCACCATCGTGCTCAGCCTTCGCCGTCGTCGGGATCAGTGACCCTGTTGCGGATCGGAATGAGGAAGAACGACAATGGTGATTTCAGCACTATTTGCAAGTCTGGTCCTTCACATTTCCATTGCTTTCACTTCTGCCCCCGGACTTTTGATATTACATAAATAACCCCAAATCAACCTCCGTACTTTTGATTGTGCATGTCTATGTTTACAGGTGCAGAAAAAGCTCTAAGGTAATAAATCATTTGCTTGTGATCTTATCATTTTTATAAGCAATTGTTAGTCCTCTGTAATTTGTATAGCCCTTTATAGATcctatgtatatttttatagcCCTTTCTCTGAATCACGTCagttatttttgtgtataatgaGTTTTTAATATATCACCTCTTTTGTTACTTGAAACTTAAAGGTGGTCTTCTTCCGCTTGAAGTTCAGACACTAAGCCAACAGAGTAAAGAAACTGAAGCAAGGTACCAGAAGAGCAAGGATTGCAACAAAAAAAGTCAACGCCTTGCTTCAGTTAAGAGTTTCATACAAATAATAGTTTAGGATCTTTTCTGATTCCATTTTATTCTCTAAAAAACCAATGCACATGTACATGTAGAAAAGGTAACTCCACAATGGTTACTCTAGCTAATCAAACATTGTAATCCATTTGCAGGCTTTCCTCCCAACAATTGGCTGTCGTATACAAGCTGTAATctcacattattattttttcttcgtCAAGCAATCTAGCATtgtttatgacaaaaaaattgtgaagattTTTTGGCATCACTGTTCAAGACAAGGAGGGCATAAAGAAATCGTATGGCATAACTCATGGGGTCTCAATACCAGATTGGTAATTGTTTAATCTTAATGTGATATATTTAGTTGAATATATGTAAGTAAAGCCATATATATGCACAATGCCGTTGAAGATGGATGAGGGATGGAATGTTGCGAGTTCAGGTTCATGCTAACTGCCGTCTCAGAAGGATTTATTTTGCTGAACGTCTCTACTCAGATGAAGAGCTTCCTCCGGAGTTCAAACTCTATCTCCCAGTGCAGGTTTGTGTCTCATAGTTTAGTCACTACTTTActatcttctctctttcttgcATGATTCGTTTTACTTACAAGACTTTGTTCAACTGCAGAAAGCATGAGTGTGTTTCTGCCGTTGTCTTGGAAACTACTTTAGATAGACCTAAAGCATCTTAGGTGGGAGGTTCAGGATGGCTTGTAGCATCCATGGTATTAGGAATTTGCCATCAAAGCCGAGAACACAATTATAGAAATGTACCTTAGATTACATACAGAAAGGATATTTTACTGCCAATGACCCGCTTGGCGCCGTCTAAGGTGTTTCTGAGCAGCGTTGCCACTGTCATTAGGCCTACACCACCAGGGATACCATTAGAAGCTTCTGAAAAATCAACATCACCAACCAACCGATATCCTGatttcatataaaattttgattatagaatttctataatattct
The Brassica napus cultivar Da-Ae chromosome A1, Da-Ae, whole genome shotgun sequence DNA segment above includes these coding regions:
- the LOC106367753 gene encoding pectinesterase-like, which gives rise to MVEPRSWITWNPRTLRYGEYKNTGTGSLRKGRQLMRKRLRLLSKGLPKLDERSFPYWFGPDDQKSLLTCQWIPNVTVASDGTGDFLTISEAVVKVPESGNSKFVIHVKGGLYRENVILPPKKSNVVMFGDGNTKTIVSAGLNRLDNPLFTTFQTATISVRGRGFVAMDMKFVNTA
- the LOC125578583 gene encoding pectinesterase 3-like; this encodes MSTFFVMYRCTFEGFHDTLYAHAGDQFYRECDIVGTVDFIFGYAAAIFQSCNILSSKPLRNQINTITAQAASDQFAKSGFVIVNSTVGPYLEEHFTTYLGRPWKPFATVLVMETYLGDMVEPRGWIAWNKEAPPTTLRYGEFKNSGPGSGLGSRVNWTGYEPSMTEEEAQKYSVDTFINQDGWLNQTCIPYDRYV
- the LOC125578595 gene encoding uncharacterized protein LOC125578595, with translation MRKNDNGDFSTICKSGAEKALRVKKLKQGTRRARIATKKVNALLQAFLPTIGCRIQAVISHYYFFFVKQSSIVYDKKIVKIFWHHCSRQGGHKEIVWHNSWGLNTRLVHANCRLRRIYFAERLYSDEELPPEFKLYLPVQKA